The sequence CTCACGGTGCTCGTAAAGGTCTGGCTGACACCGCGTTGAAAACCGCCAACTCCGGTTACCTGACTCGTCGTCTTGTAGACGTGGCGCAGGATCTGGTTGTGACCGAGGTGGATTGCGGTACTGAGCATGGCCTGGTCATGACTCCGCACATCGAAGGCGGTGATGTCGTAGAGCCGTTGGGTGAGCGCGTATTGGGTCGAGTAATCGCCCGTGACGTATTCAAGCCTGGCACCGAAGACGTCATTGTTCCAGGCGGTACGCTGGTAGACGAGAAGTGGGTCGAGTTCATTGAGCTGAACAGCATCGATGAGGTGATCGTACGTTCGCCAATCAGCTGTGAGACCCGCTACGGCATTTGCGCCAAGTGCTACGGCCGTGATCTGGCTCGTGGTCACCAGGTGAACATCGGTGAAGCTGTCGGCGTTATTGCAGCCCAGTCGATCGGTGAGCCAGGTACACAGCTGACCATGCGTACATTCCACATCGGCGGTGCGGCAAGCCGTACTTCTGCAGCGGACAGCGTACAGGTCAAGAACGGCGGTATCGTTCGTTTGCATAACCTGAAGCACGTCGAGCGTCTCGACGGCCATCTGGTCGCGGTTTCGCGTTCGGGTGAGCTGGCAATCGCCGATGAATTCGGTCGTGAGCGCGAGCGTTACAAGCTCCCGTACGGCGCCGTAATTCTTGTGAAGGAAGGTGACAAGGTCGACGCTGGTGCCATCGTGGCCAAGTGGGATCCGCACACTCACCCAATCGTCACCGAGATGAAAGGTACCGTGACGTATGTGGGCATGGAAGAAGGTATTACGATCAAGCGCCAAACCGACGAGCTGACCGGTTTGACCAACATCGAAGTACTGGATGCGAAAGACCGTCCGGCAGCAGGCAAAGACATTCGTCCTGCGGTCAAGATGGTTGGGGTCGATGGCAAGGATCTGCTGCTGCCAGGTACAGACGTACCGGCTCAGTACTTCCTGCCAGCGAACGCCCTCGTCGGTGTTGCGGATGGTGTGCAGGTAGGTGTGGGTGACGTTATTGCCCGTATCCCGCAAGAAACCTCCAAGACCCGTGACATCACCGGTGGTCTGCCGCGCGTTGCCGACTTGTTCGAAGCGCGTCGCCCGAAAGAAGCATCGATTCTGGCTGAGGTCAGCGGTACGATCGCGTTCGGTAAAGAGACTAAAGGTAAGCGCCGTCTGGTGATTACACCAAACGACGGTACTGATCCGTATGAAGAGCTGATTCCGAAGTGGCGTCACTTGAACGTCTTCGAAGGTGAGCAAGTTAGCCGTGGTGAGGTTATCTCCGACGGCCCTAGCGATCCGCACGACATCCTGCGTCTGCTGGGTGTTAGCGCGCTGGCGAAATACATCGTCAACGAGATTCAAGACGTTTATCGCCTGCAAGGCGTGAAGATCAACGACAAGCATATCGAGACGATCCTTCGTCAGATGCTGCGTAAAGTTGAGATCGCTGAGTCGGGTGATTCCAGCTTCATCAAGGGCGACCAGATGGAGTTGACGCACGTACTGGTTGAAAACGAGCGATTGGCAGCAGACGAGAAATTTGTTTCCAAATTCACTCGTGTGTTGCTGGGTATCACCAAGGCCTCGCTGTCCACCGAGTCGTTCATTTCGGCGGCCTCCTTCCAGGAGACCACACGAGTACTGACCGAAGCGGCGGTTACCGGCAAGCGCGATTACTTGCGCGGCCTGAAAGAAAACGTGGTCGTGGGTCGTTTGATCCCGGCAGGTACCGGCTTGGCATATCACAGCGAGCGTAAGCGTCGTCGTGAGGCTGATAAGCCGATGCGTGTGAGCGCGAGCGAAGTTGAAGCCGCGCTGACCGAAGCGTTGAACTCAAGCACTAATTGAGAGTAGGGCCCCGGTTCTAATGGTCATTTGGCTCACCCGGTTTCGACGGGTGGCCACTGGCTGTTGACATCGGGGCTTTGCCTTGACTGGGGGCGGGATCCTCTTTAGACTCTTGTACCCCTAAATCTGGCGGGACGCTTGTCCTGCCATTTTGCTTTTCTTGTAAGACAATAGCGTCGCAAGACAACAGTGGAGCTAGTAGATGGCAACTATCAACCAGCTGGTACGTCAGCCGCGTAAGCGTATCGTCGAGAAATCCGACGTGCCTGCGCTGCAGAACTGCCCGCAGCGTCGTGGTGTGTGCACTCGTGTGTACACAACTACGCCGAAGAAACCTAACTCGGCATTGCGTAAGGTCTGCCGTGTGCGTCTGACCAACGGTTTCGAGGTTTCCTCGTACATCGGTGGTGAAGGCCACAACCTGCAAGAGCACAGCGTCGTACTGATTCGCGGCGGCCGTGTAAAAGACTTGCCAGGTGTTCGTTATCACACCGTTCGCGGTTCGTTGGATACTTCCGGTGTTAAAGGTCGTAACCAGGGTCGTTCGAAGTACGGTACCAAGAAGCCTAAGTAGTAGTGGCTTTTTGTAAAAACTGAATCATCTTATTTTCTGAGTCGATAAGAGTAAGGTCGGAGGCGCCAGTAGGTGCTGATTCCGAGCGAACCTGAAGACCGTTTGAGGGCTTATCCATGCCAAGAAGACGCGTAGCAGCCAAGCGCGAAGTGCTTGACGATCCAAAATACGGCAGCCAGATTCTGGCCAAGTTCATGAACCACGTTATGGAAAGCGGCAAGAAAGCCGTTGCCGAGCGTATCGTTTATGGCGCGCTGGAAAAGGTTAAAGAACGCAAGAACAGCGATCCCCTGGAAATCTTCGAGAAAGCTCTCGACGCCATCGCTCCGCTGGTCGAAGTGAAGTCGCGCCGTGTAGGCGGTGCTACTTACCAGGTTCCGGTCGAAGTTCGTCCGTCCCGTCGTAATGCTCTGGCAATGCGTTGGCTGGTAGACTTCGCGCGCAAGCGCGGTGAGAAGTCTATGGCTCTGCGTTTGGCCGGCGAATTGTTGGACGCCGCCGAAGGTAAAGGTGCTGCGGTCAAGAAGCGTGAAGACGTGCACCGTATGGCTGAAGCCAACAAGGCTTTCTCGCACTACCGCTTCTAATTTCAGCGTCACTAATTTTGCGAGGGCTTTATGGCTCGTACTACACCGATCAACCGTTACCGTAACATTGGTATCGTTGCTCACGTGGATGCTGGTAAAACCACCACCACCGAGCGCGTCCTTTTTTACACCGGTAAAAGCCACAAGATGGGCGAGGTGCATGACGGCGCCGCGACCACCGACTGGATGGTTCAGGAGCAGGAGCGTGGTATTACCATTACTTCTGCTGCTATTACTGCCTTTTGGCAGGGTTCCGAGAAGCAGCACAAAGACCAATACCGCTTCAACGTCATTGACACGCCGGGCCACGTAGACTTCACCATTGAAGTTGAGCGTTCCCTGCGTGTACTCGACGGCGCGGTTGTGGTGTTCTGTGGTACTTCAGGGGTTGAGCCTCAGTCCGAAACCGTATGGCGTCAGGCCAATAAGTACGGTGTTCCGCGTATCGTTTACGTGAACAAGATGGACCGTGCTGGTGCCAACTTCCTACGCGTTATCGCGCAGATCAAGCAGCGTCTGGGTCACACTCCAGTGCCGATCCAGTTGGCAATTGGCTCCGAAGACAATTTCCAGGGTCAGATCGATCTGATGTCCATGGAAGCGGTCTACTGGAACGATGCCGATAAAGGTATGGTCCCTGTACGCAAGCCTATTCCTGCTGAATTGCAGGAGCTGGCTGATGAGTGGCGCAGCAACATGGTTGAGGCTGCGGCTGAAGCCAGCGAAGAGCTGATGAACAAATACCTCGAGGGTGAAGAACTCACCAACGAGGAGATCAAGGCTGCTCTGCGTCAGCGTACTATTGCTGGTGAGATCGTTCTTGCTGTTTGCGGTTCTTCCTTCAAGAACAAGGGTGTTCCCCTGGTTCTCGACGCCGTGATCGACTACCTGCCGGCTCCAGTCGACATTCCTGCTATCAAGGGTTCCAACCCTGATAACGAGGAAGAAGAAATGGAGCGTCATGCGGACGATAACGAGCCGTTCTCGGCCCTGGCGTTCAAGATTGCTACCGACCCATTCGTGGGTACCCTGACGTTCGTCCGTGTGTACTCGGGCGTACTGGCCTCCGGCGACGGCGTGATCAACTCCGTTAAGGGCAAGAAAGAGCGCGTGGGTCGTATGGTGCAAATGCACGCAAACGCCCGTGAGGAGATCAAGGAAGTACGCGCTGGTGACATCGCGGCCTTGATCGGCATGAAGGACGTCACCACTGGTGAAACCTTGTGCAACGCTGACAAGCCAATCATTCTGGTTCGGATGGACTTCCCGGAGCCGGTTATTTCGGTTGCCGTAGAGCCTAAGACTAAGGATGACCAGGAAAAAATGGGTATCGCACTGGGCAAACTTGCTCAGGAAGACCCTTCTTTCCGCGTTAAAACTGATGAAGAGACGGGTCAAACGATCATCTCTGGCATGGGCGAGTTGCACCTGGACATCCTGGTTGACCGGATGCGCCGTGAGTTCAACGTCGAAGCCAACATCGGTAAGCCTCAGGTTTCGTATCGTGAGCGCATCACGAAGAACTGTGAAATCGAAGGCAAGTTCGTTCGTCAGTCCGGCGGTCGTGGTCAGTTCGGCCACTGCTGGATCCGTTTTGCCCCTGCTGACGAAGGTCAGGAAGGTCTGCAATTCGTGAACGAAGTGGTGGGTGGTGTTGTTCCTAAGGAATACATCCCGGCTATCCAGAAGGGTATCGAAGAGCAGATGAAGAACGGCGTCGTTGCCGGCTATCCGCTGATCGGCCTGAAGGCTACCGTGTTTGATGGTTCTTACCACGACGTCGACTCGAACGAGATGGCGTTTAAGGTGGCTGCATCCATGGCGACAAAGCAGCTGGCCCAGAAGGGCGGCGGTGAGTTGCTTGAGCCGATCATGGCTGTAGAGGTTGTTACGCCTGAAGACTATATGGGTGACGTGATGGGCGACCTTAACCGTCGTCGCGGCATGATCCTGGGTATGGAAGATACGGTTTCCGGCAAGGTAATTCGCGCCGAGGTTCCGTTGGGTGAGATGTTCGGTTATGCGACCGACGTTCGCTCCATGTCCCAAGGTCGCGCAAGCTACTCTATGGAATTCAAAAAATACAATACAGCTCCGTCGCACATCGTCGAAACTGTAACCAAAAAACAAGGCTGATTCAGCGCCTTTAGGCTAGGAGTTATTTGTCGTGGCTAAAGAAAAATTTGATCGTTCCCTTCCGCACGTCAACGTTGGCACCATTGGTCACGTTGACCACGGTAAAACCACACTGACCGCTGCTCTGACCCGTGTTTGCTCCGAAGTTTTCGGTTCGGCTCGTGTTGACTTCGACAAGATCGACAGCGCACCAGAAGAAAAAGCTCGTGGTATCACCATCAACACCGCGCACGTTGAGTACAACTCGGCAACGCGTCACTACGCTCACGTTGACTGCCCAGGTCACGCTGACTATGTGAAGAACATGATCACTGGTGCTGCCCAGATGGACGGCGCTATCCTGGTCTGTTCGGCTGCCGATGGTCCGATGCCACAAACTCGTGAGCACATCCTGCTGTCTCGTCAGGTTGGCGTTCCGTACATCGTGGTCTTCCTGAACAAGGCTGACCTGGTAGACGACGCTGAGCTGCTGGAACTGGTTGAGATGGAAGTGCGCGATCTGCTGAGCACTTACGACTTCCCGGGCGACGACACTCCAATCATCATCGGCTCTGCCCGTATGGCGTTGGAAGGCAAAGACGACAACGAGATGGGCACCACTGCCGTCAAGAAGTTGGTTGAAACTCTGGACAGCTACATTCCTCAGCCAGAGCGTGCTGTTGACAAGCCGTTCCTGATGCCAATCGAAGACGTATTCTCGATCTCTGGTCGCGGTACTGTTGTGACTGGTCGTGTTGAGCGCGGTATCGTCAAGGTTCAGGATCCACTGGAAATCGTTGGTCTGCGTGACACTACTGTCACTACCTGCACCGGTGTTGAAATGTTCCGTAAGCTGCTCGACGAAGGTCGTGCTGGCGAGAACTGCGGCGTTCTGCTGCGCGGCACCAAGCGTGACGACGTTGAGCGTGGCCAGGTTCTGGTCAAGCCAGGCACTGTCAAGCCGCACACTCAGTTCGAAGCTGAAATCTACGTGCTGAGCAAGGAAGAAGGCGGTCGTCACACTCCGTTCTTCAAAGGCTACCGTCCACAGTTCTATTTCCGTACTACCGACGTTACTGGTAGCTGCGAACTGCCGGAAGGCGTTGAGATGGTTATGCCAGGTGATAACGTGAAAGTTTCCGTTACCCTGATCAAGCCAATCGCAATGGAAGACGGTCTGCGTTTCGCTATCCGTGAAGGCGGTCGTACCGTCGGCGCTGGCGTCGTAGCCAAAATCATCGCGTAAGCGTTGATCTTCAAAAAGAGCCCCCGCTTGCGGGGGCTTTTTTATTGGGTTGACACCCTGTTAGCTCGTCTATAGAATTGCGCCTCCTTTAAACGGGCGTATTGCGCTCGGTGGGACGTAGCCTGGAGTCTGAAATCCAATGCAAAATCAGCAAATCCGTATCAGGTTGAAGGCTTTTGACCATCGCCTGATCGACCAATCAACCCAGGAAATCGTGGAAACCGCGAAACGTACTGGTGCTCAAGTGCGTGGTCCAATTCCATTGCCAACCCGTAAAGAGCGGTTCACCGTTCTGGTCTCCCCGCACGTCAACAAAGACGCGCGTGACCAGTACGAGATCCGCACTCATAAGCGTGTTCTGGACATCGTCCAGCCAACGGATAAAACCGTTGATGCGCTGATGAAGCTTGACCTTGCGGCAGGTGTGGAAGTGCAGATCAGCCTCGGCTAAGACTTGGGTCTTAGTCGTGTAACGCTCTGAAATGGGCGGCCATAGCGGGTGAAAGCCCCGTACACTCATGAGGTTTACAACATGACTATTGGTGTAGTCGGTCGTAAATGCGGTATGACCCGTATTTTCACCGAAGAAGGTGTCTCCATTCCGGTTACGGTCATTGAGATCGAGCCGAATCGCGTCACCCAGTTCAAAACCGAAGAAGTCGATGGCTATCGTGCAGTGCAAGTCACTGTCGGCGAGCGTCGCGCTTCCCGTGTGACTGCTGCTCAGGCAGGTCACTTCGCTAAAGCGAACGTTGCCGCGGGTCGTACCGTCCTGGAATTCCGTCTTGAAGAAGGCGAATACAAGGCAGGCGATCTGATCAATGCAGAAATCTTCGCCGCTGGCCAGATGGTAGATGTTACCGGTCAGTCCAAAGGTAAAGGTTTCCAGGGTACGATCAAGCGCCACAATTTCCGTGGCCAAGATAATACTCACGGTAACTCCGTGTCCCACCGCGTCCCAGGCTCTATCGGCCAGTGCCAGACTCCTGGTCGTGTATTCAAGGGCAAAAAAATGTCCGGTCATATGGGCGCTGAGCGCGTGACCGTGCAGTCCCTGGAAGTAGTGCGCGTGGACGCTGAACGCAATCTGTTGTTGGTCAAAGGTGCTGTTCCTGGCGCTACTGGCGGCAATGTGGTTGTACGTCCAGCAGCCAAGGCTCGCGGTTAAGGGGAAGCTGACATGCAATTAAATGTAAATGACGCTCAAGCGATCGAAGTTTCCGAACTGACATTTGGCGGCGAGTTCAACGAGACGCTGGTTCACCAAGCGGTCGTGGCCTACATGGCTGGCGGTCGTCAAGGTAGCAAGCAGCAAAAGACCCGTTCTGACGTATCCGGTGGCGGTAAGCGCCCTTGGCGTCAAAAGGGTACTGGCCGTGCTCGTGCCGGTACTATCCGTAGCCCGATCTGGCGCGGCGGCGGTACCACATTCGCAGCGCGTCCTCAGGATCACTCGCAAAAGCTGAACAAGAAGATGTATCGCGCAGCACTGCGCTCCATTCTTGCTGAGCTGGTGCGTACTGATCGTCTGGTCGTAGTTCAGGATTTCGCTGTTGAATCGCCGAAAACCAAAGATCTGCTGGGCAAGCTGAACGACATGAGCCTGACCGACGTTTTGATCGTGTCGGACGCTGTTGATCAGAACCTGTACCTGGCTGCTCGCAACCTGCCGCACGTTGATGTGCGTGATGTTCAAGGTTCCGATCCAGTTAGTCTGATCGCATACGACAAAGTGTTGATCACTGTGTCGGCCGTGAAGAAATTCGAGGAGCTGCTGGGATGAACCAGGAACGCGTATTTAAAGTTCTGCTTGGCCCGCACGTTTCCGAGAAGGCTACGGTTCTGGCAGACAAAAAAGGTCAGTTCGTTTTCAAGGTTGCTACTGATGCAACCAAGCTGGAAATCAAGAAGGCCGTCGAAAGCCTGTTCAGCGTGAAAGTAGAGCGTGTCACTACCCTGAATGTTCTGGGTAAGACCAAGCGCACTGCTCGCGGTCTGGGCAAGCGTAATGACTGGAAGAAGGCAGTTATCTCCCTTCAGCCAGGCCAAGATCTCGATTTCAGCAGCAGTGCTGAGTAAGGAAGGGGTGCATCATGGCAATCGTTAAATGCAAACCGACTTCCCCTGGCCGCCGTTTTGTGGTCAAGGTGGTCAACCAGGAGCTGCATAAAGGCGCTCCTCACGCACCGCTGCTCGAGAAAAAATCGAAGACTGGTGGTCGTAACAACAATGGCCGTATTACTACCCGTCACATCGGTGGTGGTCATAAGCAGCATTACCGTCTGGTCGACTTCCGTCGCAACGATAAGGATGGCATCGCTGCCACCGTCGAGCGTATCGAATACGATCCAAACCGTACTGCACACATCGCACTGCTGCTTTACGCAGATGGCGAGCGTCGTTACATCATCGCGCCTAAAGGCGTGAGTGCTGGCGACCAGCTCATCGCAGGTGCTCTGGCTCCAATCAAGCCAGGCAATGCTCTGCAGCTGCGTAACATTCCAGTGGGTTCTACCGTTCACGGCATCGAGTTGAAGCCGGGTAAAGGCGCTCAGATCGCTCGCTCCGCTGGTGCTTCTGCTCAGCTGATCGCTCGTGAGGGTGTCTACGTAACCTTGCGTCTTCGCTCCGGTGAGATGCGTAAAGTTCTGGCTGAATGCCGTGCGACTCTGGGTGAGGTCTCGAACTCCGAGCACAGCCTGCGTTCGCTGGGTAAAGCTGGTGCCAAGCGCTGGCGTGGCGTTCGCCCAACCGTTCGTGGTGTTGCCATGAACCCGGTTGACCACCCACATGGTGGTGGTGAAGGTCGTACCTCTGGTGGTCGTCATCCGGTATCGCCGTGGGGCTTCCCGACTAAGGGCGCGAAGACTCGTGGTAATAAGCGTACCGACAAAATGATCGTCCGTCGTCGCAAGTAAATAGAGGGATACGACAGTGCCACGTTCTCTGAAAAAAGGTCCTTTTATTGATCTTCACCTACTGAAGAAGATCGAAGTGGCGGCGGAAAAGAACGATCGCAAACCAGTTAAAACCTGGTCGCGTCGCTCAATGATCCTGCCACAAATGGTCGGTTTGACCATTGCAGTGCATAACGGTCGTCAGCATGTTCCTGTTCTCGTGAACGAAGACATGGTCGGCCACAAACTAGGCGAGTTTGCCGGTACCCGCACTTATCGTGGGCACGTGGCAGACAAGAAAGCCAAGCGTTAAGGGGTAAGGAACGATGGAAGTAGCCGCTAAGTTGTCGGGCGCTCGAATCTCCGCCCAGAAAGCCCGCTTGGTCGCCGACCAGATCCGCGGGAAGAAGGTGGGCGAAGCGCTCAACCTGTTGGCTTTCAGCAGTAAGAAAGCCGCCGAGATCATGAAGAAAGTGCTGGAGTCGGCCGTAGCCAACGCCGAGCATAACGAAGGCGCAGACGTTGATGACCTGAAGGTCTCCACCGTTTTCGTCAACGAAGGGCGTTCGCTGAAGCGCATCATGCCACGTGCCAAAGGCCGTGCTGATCGCATCGTCAAGCGGTCTTGCCATATCACTGTCAAGGTTGCTGACAAGTAACGGAGTCGAAGAGATGGGTCAGAAAGTACATCCCATTGGCATTCGCCTGGGAATCGTCAAGGAGCACACCTCCGTCTGGTACGCAGACGGTCGGACTTATGCGGACTACTTGTTCGCTGATCTGAAGGTGCGTGAGTATCTCCAAGACAAACTAAAAAGCGCGTCCGTAAGCCGTATCGATATCCATCGTCCGGCTCAGACTGCACGCATCACCATCCACACTGCTCGTCCGGGTATCGTTATCGGGAAGAAAGGTGAGGACGTTGAGAAGCTGCGTCAGGACCTGACCAAGCAAATGGGTGTGCCTGTGCACATCAATATCGAAGAAATCCGCAAGCCGGAGCTCGACGGTATGCTGGTTGCGCAGAGCGTAGCTCAGCAGCTGGAGCGTCGCGTTATGTTCCGTCGCGCTATGAAGCGTGCAGTTCAGAACGCCATGCGCATTGGTGCCAAAGGCATCAAAATCCAAGTGAGCGGTCGTCTCGGCGGTGCTGAAATCGCACGTACTGAATGGTATCGCGAAGGTCGTGTGCCATTGCACACCCTGCGTGCCGACATCGACTATGCCAACTACGAAGCTCACACCACATACGGTGTGATCGGTGTAAAGGTTTGGATCTTCAAAGGCGAAGTAATTGGTGGTCGCCAAGAAGAGCTGAAACCACAAGCACCAGCGCCTCGTAAAAAAGCTGCTAAGTAAGGGGTACGCCAAATGTTGCAACCTAAGCGTACGAAGTTCCGCAAGCAGATGACCGGCCACAACCGTGGTCTGGCACTGCGCGGTAGCAAAGTCAGCTTCGGCGAGTTCGCGCTGAAGTCTGTTGCTCGTGGTCGTCTCACCGCTCGTCAGATCGAGTCAGCGCGTCGTGCACTGACCCGTCACGTTAAACGTGGCGGCAAGATCTGGATCCGTGTATTCCCGGACAAGCCTGTCACCAAAAAGCCCCTCGAAGTTCGTATGGGTAAAGGTAAGGGTAACGTGGAGTACTGGGTTGCCCAGATTCAGCCAGGCAAAGTCCTGTATGAGATCGAGGGTGTTTCCGAAGAGTTGGCGCGTGAGGCTTTCGCCCTGGCTGCTGCAAAGCTGCCGCTCGCCACCTCCTTTGTTAAGCGGACGGTGATGTGATGAAAGCGAATGAACTTCGTGAAAAATCAGCACAGCAACTGAACGAGCAACTGCTCGGCTTGCTGCGCGACCAGTTCAATCTGCGTATGCAGAAAGCAACTGGCCAGTTGGGGCAGTCTCACCTGCTCTCGCAAGTTAAGCGTGACATCGCTCGCGTGAAGACTGTGCTCAACCAGCAGGCAGGTAAGTAATCATGGCTGAAGCCGAAAAAACCGTCCGTACGCTGACTGGCCGTGTCGTCAGCGACAAGATGGACAAGACCATCACCGTACTGATCGAGCGTCGCGTCAAGCACCCAATCTACGGTAAATACGTTAAGCGTTCGACTAAGCTGCACGCGCACGACGAAACCAATCAGTGCCACATCGGCGACAAGGTCACTATTCGTGAAACTCGTCCGATGGCCAAGACCAAATCTTGGGCACTGGTTGATGTTCTCGAACGCGCTGTGGAAGTCTAAGGGCTAGGGGTCGGAGAAATTATATGATTCAGACTCAATCCATGCTCGATGTGGCCGATAACAGCGGCGCACGCCGCGTTATGTGCATCAAGGTGCTTGGTGGCTCTCATCGTCGTTACGCTGGTATCGGTGACATCATCAAAGTTACCGTCAAGGAAGCAATTCCGCGCGGTAAAGTGAAGAAAGGCCAGGTGATGACTGCAGTAGTAGTCCGCACCCGCCACGGTGTTCGTCGCGCAGACGGCTCCATCATCCGCTTTGATGGCAACGCTGCTGTTCTGTTGAACAACAAGCAAGAGCCGATCGGCACCCGTATCTTTGGGCCAGTGACCCGTGAACTTCGTACTGAGAAGTTCATGAAGATCGTCTCGCTCGCCCCAGAAGTGCTGTAAGGAGATCCGACATGCAAAAGATTCGTCGTGACGACGAGATCATCGTGATCGCCGGCAAAGACAAAGGTAAGCGCGGTAAGGTGCTCAAGGTTCTCGCTGATGACCGTCTGGTCGTTGGTGGGATCAACCTGGTGAAGCGTCATACCAAGCCAAACCCGATGTCGGGCGTACAGGGCGGTATCGTCGAGAAAGAAGCGCCATTGCACGCTTCTAACGTCGCCATTTTCAACGGCGCAACCAACAAGGCTGACCGCGTTGGTTTCAAAGTTGAAGACGGCAAGAAAATTCGTGTCTTCAAGTCGACCCAAAAAGCGGTTGATGCTTGAACACTGCTAGGTAGAAGACCATGGCACGACTAAAAGAGATTTACTGGAAAGAAATCGCACCGAAGCTTAAGGAAGAACTTAAGCTCTCGAACGTGATGGAAGTTCCACGCGTTACCAAGATCACCCTGAACATGGGTCTGGGCGAAGCGATCGGCGACAAAAAAGTCATCGAGCACGCTGTTGCAGACCTGGAAAAAATCACCGGCCAAAAAGTCGTTGTGACCTACGCTCGCAAATCTATCGCTGGCTTTAAAGTCCGTGAAGGTTGGCCGATCGGCGTCAAAGTGACTCTGCGCCGTGAGCGTATGTACGAATTCCTGGATCGTCTGCTGTCGATCTCCCTGCCTCGGGTTCGCGACTTCCGCGGCCTGAATGCCAAGTCCTTTGATGGTCGTGGTAACTACAGCATGGGCGTTAAAGAGCAGATCATTTTCCCGGAAATCGACTACGACAAGATCGATGCCCTGCGCGGTCTGGACATTACCCTGACCACCACTGCTCGTACGGACGAAGAAGGTCGCGCATTGCTGCGTGCTTTCAAGTTCCCGTTCCGCAACTGATTGGAGTAGGACCATGGCCAAGAAGAGCATGAAAAACCGTGAGCTGAAGCGTCAGCTCACCGTTGCCAAGTACGCTACCAAGCGTGCTGCGCTGAAAGCGATCATCGTGGATCTGAACGCAAGTCCAGAAGCACGCTGGGAAGCAACGGTCGCACTGCAGAAGCAGCCACGTGACGCAAGCGCCTCGCGCATGCGTAACCGTTGCCGCCTGACAGGTCGTCCGCACGGCGTATACCGCAAATTCGGCCTCGGCCGTAACATGCTGCGTCAAGCAGCAATGCGTGGCGACGTACCAGGTCTGGTTAAAGCCAGCTGGTAAGCAG comes from Pseudomonas lutea and encodes:
- the rplV gene encoding 50S ribosomal protein L22 — encoded protein: MEVAAKLSGARISAQKARLVADQIRGKKVGEALNLLAFSSKKAAEIMKKVLESAVANAEHNEGADVDDLKVSTVFVNEGRSLKRIMPRAKGRADRIVKRSCHITVKVADK
- the rplP gene encoding 50S ribosomal protein L16 — its product is MLQPKRTKFRKQMTGHNRGLALRGSKVSFGEFALKSVARGRLTARQIESARRALTRHVKRGGKIWIRVFPDKPVTKKPLEVRMGKGKGNVEYWVAQIQPGKVLYEIEGVSEELAREAFALAAAKLPLATSFVKRTVM
- the rplX gene encoding 50S ribosomal protein L24 yields the protein MQKIRRDDEIIVIAGKDKGKRGKVLKVLADDRLVVGGINLVKRHTKPNPMSGVQGGIVEKEAPLHASNVAIFNGATNKADRVGFKVEDGKKIRVFKSTQKAVDA
- the rpsQ gene encoding 30S ribosomal protein S17, translating into MAEAEKTVRTLTGRVVSDKMDKTITVLIERRVKHPIYGKYVKRSTKLHAHDETNQCHIGDKVTIRETRPMAKTKSWALVDVLERAVEV
- the rpmC gene encoding 50S ribosomal protein L29, whose amino-acid sequence is MKANELREKSAQQLNEQLLGLLRDQFNLRMQKATGQLGQSHLLSQVKRDIARVKTVLNQQAGK
- the rpsN gene encoding 30S ribosomal protein S14 — its product is MAKKSMKNRELKRQLTVAKYATKRAALKAIIVDLNASPEARWEATVALQKQPRDASASRMRNRCRLTGRPHGVYRKFGLGRNMLRQAAMRGDVPGLVKASW
- the rplE gene encoding 50S ribosomal protein L5, which codes for MARLKEIYWKEIAPKLKEELKLSNVMEVPRVTKITLNMGLGEAIGDKKVIEHAVADLEKITGQKVVVTYARKSIAGFKVREGWPIGVKVTLRRERMYEFLDRLLSISLPRVRDFRGLNAKSFDGRGNYSMGVKEQIIFPEIDYDKIDALRGLDITLTTTARTDEEGRALLRAFKFPFRN
- the rpsC gene encoding 30S ribosomal protein S3, yielding MGQKVHPIGIRLGIVKEHTSVWYADGRTYADYLFADLKVREYLQDKLKSASVSRIDIHRPAQTARITIHTARPGIVIGKKGEDVEKLRQDLTKQMGVPVHINIEEIRKPELDGMLVAQSVAQQLERRVMFRRAMKRAVQNAMRIGAKGIKIQVSGRLGGAEIARTEWYREGRVPLHTLRADIDYANYEAHTTYGVIGVKVWIFKGEVIGGRQEELKPQAPAPRKKAAK
- the rplN gene encoding 50S ribosomal protein L14, whose amino-acid sequence is MIQTQSMLDVADNSGARRVMCIKVLGGSHRRYAGIGDIIKVTVKEAIPRGKVKKGQVMTAVVVRTRHGVRRADGSIIRFDGNAAVLLNNKQEPIGTRIFGPVTRELRTEKFMKIVSLAPEVL